In Rutidosis leptorrhynchoides isolate AG116_Rl617_1_P2 chromosome 2, CSIRO_AGI_Rlap_v1, whole genome shotgun sequence, one genomic interval encodes:
- the LOC139889414 gene encoding uncharacterized protein: MPSPKTKKHVQSLNGKLTALTRFLSKAAERSLPFFHTLKDCAKKSDFKWTDEAEKALQEMKVILKDLPTLTALIAGETLILYLAVSKEAVLPSTSDYVITDQPIRQLLYKPEISGRLTKWAIELGDHEIVYCARSAINGQVMADYLAETAADMPAICDPEQLPAPPLELWELYIDDAVSSEGAGAGLILTGPHQEEHTYALRFNFKVKNNEAEYEALLAGIRIARELGVKKLQTYVDSQLVASQINGTFDANDKSMQSYLALVHSLADTFVDFRISQIPRSQNKQADVLSKAGGPHLQSSRK; encoded by the exons ATGCCCTCCCCTAAAACAAAAAAGCATGTTCAAAGCCTCAATGGAAAATTAACCGCATTGACGCGATTCCTGTCTAAGGCCGCTGAAAGATCACTCCCGTTCTTTCATACCTTGAAAGACTGTGCTAAAAAGTCGGATTTCAAATGGACAGATGAGGCAGAAAAGGCATTACAGGAGATGAAGGTGATCCTCAAAGATCTCCCCACATTAACAGCGCTAATTGCAGGTGAAACCCTGATACTTTACCTTGCGGTGTCTAAGGAAGCT GTACTTCCAAGCACATCCGATTACGTAATCACTGATCAACCTATTCGACAGCTGCTCTATaaaccagagatatctggtagGCTGACCAAATGGGCAATAGAGCTAGGCGATCATGAAATTGTGTACTGCGCTAGAAGCGCTATCAACGGGCAGGTGATGGCCGATTATTTGGCCGAAACGGCAGCTGATATGCCGGCAATATGTGACCCTGAGCAACTTCCCGCACCTCCTCTCGAACTATGGGAGCTCTATATTGACGACGCAGTAAGCTCTGAAGGCGCCGGCGCAGGGTTAATCCTCACAGGTCCGCATCAGGAAGAGCATACGTACGCGTTGCGGTTCAACTTTAAGGTGAAAAACAACGAGGCAGAGTACGAAGCGTTATTAGCAGGGATACGTATAGCCCGAGAGTTGGGAGTAAAGAAGCTGCAAACTTATGTGGATTCACAGCTAGTCGCCAGTCAAATAAACGGAACATTTGACGCCAATGACAAATCCATGCAATCATACCTGGCTCTGGTCCACTCTCTAGCTGATACGTTCGTTGACTTCAGGATCAGCCAAATCCCTAGGAGCCAGAACAAGCAGGCGGATGTACTCAGCAAAGCTGGCGGCCCTCACCTTCAATCATCTAGAAAATAA